Part of the Zingiber officinale cultivar Zhangliang chromosome 8A, Zo_v1.1, whole genome shotgun sequence genome, TCCTATGGCTATGGATCGATCCACCACTCTATATAGCAGAAAGACGTCGATCTCCTTGCTGGCATCGATCGAAGCGGCCATGGCTAACGTGCTCTTCTTCTTCGTCGCCTTTGTCGTGCTTCTCTTCCTCGACCCTCACGTCGAAGGGTCTCGCCTCAGCCTCACCCATGTCGACTCGGCCGCTCAACTCACCTCGGCGGAGCGATTCCGTCGCGCCGCCCGCCGGAGCCACTCTCGGAGGCAGGCCTTCGAGGGAAAGTGGAGCTCGCCGAGCACCGTCGTGGCAGTCGTCGACTACGCAGGTGATACCGAGTACGTCATAGACTTCGGCATCGGTTCGCCGGTGCTTCCTGCCACGGCCATCCTCGACACCGGAAGCGACCTCATTTGGACGCAGTGTGTCCCCTGCCTCGATTGCCTCTCGCAGCCGAGCCCCTACTACGACCCCTCCAAGTCCTACACCTTCTCGCCGGTGCCCTGTTCCAGCCCTTTCTGCAGCAACCGAACCTCAATTGACAACGACTGCGGAGGAGACCGGTGCCTCTACTTAGCCTCCTACGGGGACGGCAGCGAGAGCATAGGCTTCCTCGGGACGGAGACATTCATTTTTGGCGACGGATCGTCGATCGCCGGCGTCACGTTCGGATGCGGGTTTCAGAACAACGGCTCGTTATCGAACTCCACCGGCATCGTCGGCATGGGCCGAGGCCCGCTCTCGTTGCCGTCGCAGCTGAACCCTCGCAAGTTCTGGTACTGTCTCACCCCTTTAGACAGCTCCGCCGCCAGCCATCTCTTCTTGGGTTCCACGGCGAGCCTGGGAGGAAACAGAGGAGCCTTAATTGGAAGCACGCCGTTGATCTCCAGCCCGCTTACCTACTTTTCCACCTTCTACTATCTCTCCTTGCTCGGGATCTCGCTCGGAGGCAATCGGCTTCCGATTCCGGCGTCCGTCTTCCAGCTGAAACCCGATGGCTCCGGCGGGACCTTCATCGACTCCGGCACCTTCCTCACGTCACTGAACCAGGCCGGGTACGACATACTCAGGGAGGAGATAATCAAGCAAGTGCGGAAGCCGGCGGCGGAGTTGCCGGAAGTGATACGGGATACGGGCGTCGATCTCTGCTTCTCGTTTCATGGAGCGAGCTGGCTTCCGCCGATGCCGGAGCTGGTGTTCCACTTCGAGGGCGCCGACATGAGGTTTCCGAGGGACAAGTACATGGCGTACGTCGACGACCTGGGGTTGCTCTGCTCGGTAATCGTCGGAACGCAGGACTCCTCGATCTTCGGCAACTACCAGCAGCAGAACATGCACATCCTCTTCGATCTGGAAGCCGACGTGCTCTCCTTCGTTCCGGCGAACTGCAACCAACTCTGACATGAACGCATGTCTGTAATTTTACGTAGCTTCTGCGTGGCACTTAAAGGTAGTGTGTGTTACGGGTGTTtggttaaataaataaatagtaaattgtcctgatatatatatatatatatatatatatatatatatatatatagagtagGTACATGCTGCGTACTGCAGCATGCGTAGAAACGTTGCTTCACTTTTTTTAAGTTCCCGGACAATGAGATTTTATTTTCGGGTGCGGTGGGTTGGGAGTCATTTCTGATAATCTTGGTAGgtatttatcaataaaatttttattggATTTAGATAATTGAGTGATTTCCGCCTCTTAAGCAATTTCATAATACAAATTATCACAAAATCTTAAAAGACTAAGATTTTTCACAATTCCCatgttatcaattttttttttttaaattatcctccacaaattaattaatatctCCCCCTCACTCTCGCTGTCTCCGGCCTCGTGCCCTCTCCAAGCTCTGTCAATTTTTCAACACCGCCGTCGACTCTTTCGACTCCCCTCTAGATTCTTATCGTTTCTGCTTCAAATCGTACGCTTCTTCCTACATTAGACGTTCTGCTTCCATAATCCCATTCACCCGCCACTTCCTCCATGCTGACTTTCCCCAACGTCTCAGTACCAGTAGGATTGTAAACGAGCTGAGCTGAGTTGAGTTTGGGgtgtttaagtttatttgataagataaccgagctgagccgagcttaaaatgagccaaacttttgaaataattgttcaagcttgatttggtttattttttatgagcttgagcttgtttgaaacttgacttgagcttggtttgtttaaatgttatcaaactcttaatttaagcttggcttgagcttagtttgagtttggcttgaacttggttagtttaGATGTCATCCAGCTTTCAATtgcttgtttgattatttaaaacttttagttatttgattaattattaagtttaataatttaaacttatttgtttatctCAGTGTTCTAAAACGCaggctaggcggccgcctaggcgccGCCTAGTCGCTGTGCGGCAGCAAGCCGCGCCGGAAAACCCCCAGGCGGGTGACCTCAGCGGCACAGCCGCCTAGGCGGCTCTCGGCGGCCCTCGGTGGGCCTCGTTGGGCCTCCGCGACACGTTATTTAGGTTTCACTATTTTGGTATTTTGTTCGAAATTTCCTGTTTACGCCTTCGTCGTCTCTCAGCGCCGCTTCGTCTTCTCATCGTTGCTGCATAGCTGCATCGTTGCATCGAAGGCTTCGTCGCTCCGGTAAGTTTTTACGTTTTTAAGTTTTTACGTTTAGACTTGATACATCAACAAAAGAACAGTGTTGAGTCATCGTCGCGGCACGTCTCCGGCGACGCCGGACGCGTCCGCAGCCGCCGGACGCGTCCGACAGCATCGCATGATGCTTCCAGCGGCGCTGGAAGCTTTCCGCGACGCTTCCGGCGTCGCTGGAAGCAACGACGGACTTCGCCGGACGCGCCGAACACGTCCGGCGGAGCTTCCGGCGGCGCTTGAGGCCACCCGCGAGGCACCGGTGGCGTCCGCGCTGTCGCGCGAGTCGCGAGTCTCACggcgttttttgtttttttttaatttaataaattcaaacaattcctttaaaatttaaatatatttaaaatttatttttttaataaattttattaatttatataaaacaaatttaaatatataaaattccattattaattttataatttattatttatataatcactaatcagatttaaatatataaataatatatttaacttttttaataaataatattaaatattaatttatatattaacagatttaaaaattataataaatattatcatttatcagatattcagatttaaaaaataaaaaatatttaaatttttaaaaaatataatacatattattaatttatataaatcatatttataaattttatatattattaatttatattaatcgaatttataaatattaaaattatattaaaattctaataaatattattaatttatataaatcagttttaaaaatatgaaaattaaattaaaattttaaaaattccaataaataataaatattattaatttataattatatataacagtataaaacagatttaaaaatataaaaaaaatatttaaaatttaatttatttaaacacatatctaataaattttattaattaaattaagatatataaaaaaatattctcagac contains:
- the LOC122011691 gene encoding aspartic proteinase nepenthesin-1-like — translated: MANVLFFFVAFVVLLFLDPHVEGSRLSLTHVDSAAQLTSAERFRRAARRSHSRRQAFEGKWSSPSTVVAVVDYAGDTEYVIDFGIGSPVLPATAILDTGSDLIWTQCVPCLDCLSQPSPYYDPSKSYTFSPVPCSSPFCSNRTSIDNDCGGDRCLYLASYGDGSESIGFLGTETFIFGDGSSIAGVTFGCGFQNNGSLSNSTGIVGMGRGPLSLPSQLNPRKFWYCLTPLDSSAASHLFLGSTASLGGNRGALIGSTPLISSPLTYFSTFYYLSLLGISLGGNRLPIPASVFQLKPDGSGGTFIDSGTFLTSLNQAGYDILREEIIKQVRKPAAELPEVIRDTGVDLCFSFHGASWLPPMPELVFHFEGADMRFPRDKYMAYVDDLGLLCSVIVGTQDSSIFGNYQQQNMHILFDLEADVLSFVPANCNQL